A single window of Eucalyptus grandis isolate ANBG69807.140 chromosome 1, ASM1654582v1, whole genome shotgun sequence DNA harbors:
- the LOC120296215 gene encoding dof zinc finger protein DOF2.4-like — translation MDFPSLPPYLDPSNWQQQQTDHHQTGSSSTNTQLLPPPPQPNGGGGASSIRPRLMADEARLANITMPEGPLKCPRCESTNTKFCYFNNYSLSQPRHFCKTCRRYWTRGGALRNVPVGGGCRRNNKRSKSGSSKSVASSSHRQITAPRSGSTCIPTSNGGANVDTTEILGVGTQLPPLGHFMAPMHYLPDNLTLSAGAGLNYNTGVPSPLGDLNFLAATTCDGGALERWRLSKHSSFPRRAGWIQTWDCTRLKAGLSH, via the exons ATGGATTTTCCATCTCTCCCACCTTATCTTGATCCATCCAACTGGCAACAG caacAGACAGATCATCACCAAACTGGAAGCTCCAGCACAAATACTCAGCTCCTGCCGCCACCACCACAACCTAATGGAGGCGGTGGTGCCAGCTCGATCAGGCCCCGTTTGATGGCTGACGAGGCCCGCCTGGCCAACATAACGATGCCAGAGGGGCCGCTGAAATGCCCTCGATGTGAATCGACCAACACAAAGTTCTGCTACTTCAATAACTACAGCCTCTCCCAGCCGAGACACTTCTGCAAAACGTGCAGAAGGTACTGGACGCGAGGAGGAGCGTTAAGAAATGTCCCTGTTGGAGGCGGTTGCCGGAGAAACAACAAGAGGAGCAAATCGGGGAGCTCGAAATCAGTGGCAAGTAGCAGCCATCGGCAAATCACAGCTCCGAGATCGGGCTCTACTTGCATACCGACCTCAAATGGAGGGGCCAATGTTGACACCACTGAAATATTAGGGGTCGGGACGCAGCTCCCACCGCTCGGCCACTTCATGGCTCCTATGCACTATCTTCCTGATAACTTGACTTTATCAGCTGGCGCTGGACTTAATTATAATACTGGAGTGCCTTCACCACTAGGAGACTTGAATTTCCTGGCCGCGACCACCTGCGATGGTGGAGCTTTAGAGCGGTGGCGCTTGAGCAAGCACAGCAGCTTTCCTCGTCGGGCAGGCTGGATCCAAACCTGGGATTGTACCCGTCTGAAGGCAGGTTTGAGTCATTGA